The Euphorbia lathyris chromosome 2, ddEupLath1.1, whole genome shotgun sequence genome includes a window with the following:
- the LOC136220956 gene encoding very-long-chain aldehyde decarbonylase CER1-like translates to MATTPGILTDWPWQPLGSFKHIVLAPWVVGHGYSYLVKGGNDLSTFLIFPLILWRMLHNQIWISLSRYRTAKGNTRILDKPIEFDQVDREKNWDDQIILNGFLFYFGMMLMPQHLVTHLPVWRTDGIIMALLLHAGPVEFLYYWLHRLLHHHFLYSRYHSHHHSSIVTEPITSVIHPFAEHLAYFFLFSIPVLTTLLTGTASIFSFIIYVTYIDFMNNMGHCNFELIPKWLFTVFPPLKYIIYTPSFHSLHHTQFRTNYSLFMPFYDYIYGTMDTSTDTVYEISLKRQEDVADVVYLTHLTTPESIYHLRFGFAHFASNPLSSKWYLWLLWPVTLLTVALTWVYGRTFVVERHRFDKLRLQTWAIPKYKIQYYMKLQTEAINNMIEKAILEANEKSVKVLSLGLLNQAEEVNRHGEIYVERHPELKTKIVDGSSLAVAVVVNSIPKGTTQLLLTGKLSKVACAVALSLCRKGIQVAIPFKEDYEKLRELFGTDNSSNNMLLSSNYSLKTWLASGELSEKKQKHAKAGTIFIPVSQFPLKKFRKDCLYYTTPAMEVPPSLENVDSCENWLPRRVMSVWRIAGIVHCLEGWNVNECGSDLFDVDKVWEATLKHGFKPLVTPPASVSPKLC, encoded by the exons ATGGCTACTACCCCTGGAATTCTCACAGATTGGCCATGGCAACCTCTTGGAAGTTTTAAG CACATAGTGTTAGCTCCATGGGTGGTTGGGCATGGCTACTCTTACTTGGTTAAAGGAGGAAATGATCTTTCAACTTTTCTAATATTTCCATTGATTTTATGGAGAATGCTTCACAATCAGATATGGATTAGCCTTTCTCGCTATAGAACTGCTAAAGGGAATACGAGGATTCTCGATAAACCTATCGAGTTTGATCAAGTTGACAGAGAAAAGAACTG GGATGATCAGATAATACTGAATGGATTCCTATTTTACTTCGGAATGATGCTTATGCCACAACACCTAGTCACCCATTTACCTGTTTGGAGGACAGATGGCATAATCATGGCCTTACTACTACATGCGGGTCCAGTGGAGTTTCTGTACTACTGGCTTCACCGTCTTCTGCACCACCACTTCCTCTACTCTCGCTACCATTCCCATCATCATTCCTCCATCGTCACCGAGCCCATTACTT CCGTAATTCATCCATTTGCAGAACATCTGGCTTACTTCTTTCTGTTTTCCATACCTGTTTTGACAACATTATTAACAGGGACAGCATCTATTTTTAGTTTCATTATTTATGTTACTTACATTGATTTCATGAACAATATGGGTCACTGTAACTTCGAGCTTATACCGAAGTGGCTTTTCACTGTGTTTCCTCCTCTCAAATACATCATTTACACCCCATC GTTCCATTCTCTGCACCACACACAATTCCGAACCAACTACTCTCTATTCATGCCTTTTTACGATTACATATATGGCACGATGGATACATCTACCGATACCGTTTACGAAATTTCACTAAAACGACAAGAGGATGTAGCAGATGTCGTTTACCTTACGCATTTGACGACACCTGAATCGATTTACCATCTGCGTTTTGGATTTGCTCACTTTGCGTCTAATCCTCTATCTTCCAAATGGTACCTCTGGTTATTATGGCCTGTTACTCTCTTGACTGTGGCTTTGACATGGGTTTATGGTCGCACTTTTGTCGTTGAAcgacatcgttttgacaaaCTCAGATTGCAAACTTGGGCTATTCCTAAGTACAAAATTCAA TACTACATGAAATTGCAAACTGAAGCAATCAATAACATGATAGAGAAAGCCATACTTGAAGCAAACGAAAAGAGTGTGAAAGTATTGAGTCTCGGACTACTAAATCAGGCAGAGGAAGTGAATAGACATGGAGAGATATATGTGGAGAGGCATCCGGAGCTGAAAACGAAGATTGTGGATGGAAGTAGTTTAGCAGTAGCCGTTGTTGTTAATAGCATTCCTAAAGGAACAACTCAACTTCTTCTCACGGGGAAGCTTAGCAAGGTTGCTTGTGCCGTTGCTTTGAGCCTGTGCCGAAAGGGAATTCAG GTAGCAATTCCCTTTAAGGAAGACTACGAGAAGCTTAGGGAGTTATTTGGAACTGACAACTCTAGCAATAATATGCTTCTTTCATCTAATTATTCTCTCAAG ACATGGCTAGCTAGCGGTGAATTAAGTGAAAAGAAGCAAAAGCACGCAAAAGCAGGAACAATATTTATTCCCGTATCTCAGTTTCCTCTAAAGAAATTCCGCAAGGACTGCCTTTACTACACTACACCAGCAATGGAAGTTCCCCCATCTCTTGAAAATGTGGATTCATGTGAG aATTGGTTGCCAAGAAGAGTAATGAGTGTATGGAGGATAGCAGGAATAGTACATTGTTTGGAAGGATGGAATGTGAATGAATGTGGTAGCGACCTTTTCGATGTCGACAAAGTTTGGGAAGCAACTCTCAAACACGGCTTTAAACCTCTCGTTACACCTCCAGCTTCTGTCTCTCCAAAATTATGCTAA